The sequence below is a genomic window from Neomicrococcus aestuarii.
CGGCCGGCACGAGGGCCACCAGAGTGATGGGTTCGTTGAGCCACACGCCGGCCACAATGAACGGCACCCCGATTGCGCCGACCACGGACAGCAGCGTGGAATTCAGCAGCGAACTTCCAATCAGCCGCCCCACCGGCGTAGTTGCCACCACCGTTTCGGGCACGGGTTCCGTGAGTGGGTTTTCCAGGGAGTACGACGACGCAGCCCCGGTTTCGTCGGCCGCTATGGTCGCGTCTGGGTCGGGTGCCGGTGTTGTGGCTTGGGTGCGAAGGCCCGCTGCCCGGGTCAGGATGGCGCTACGGAGCGCTTGGGCGTCCTTGTACTTGAGATAGCTCAGGCTCATGGCGGAATCGCCGGAGTCCGCTACTTCGAACTTCAACTCGGCGAGGCCGAAGATGCGCGCGAGCAGCGGCTGGACGATGTCGATCGCTTGCACGCGGTCGATTCTTGCTTGGCGGTTTTGGCGGAAAAGAACACCGGTGCGGACACGCACGTGTTCATCCGTCACTTGGTACTGCGTGAAGCGCCACGACAAGTAGAAGCCCCCGACGATCACCGTCAAGAGTGCGGCGGCGATGCCCACCACGGGCCATAAGACCTCCGTGGGGAGGGCGAAGATGTTGCTGTTGACGTGACCATCGATCGCGGAATTCAGCACATTTTGTACATAAATGTAGATCGCGCCGGCCACGAGCACCCAGCCGCGAACGAACGGGGAGACAGGATGAACTCGGTTCCAGTTTTCCTCAGTCATGATCCGGCGCTCACAGTCCGGCGAGCTTCGCTTCGCCGCGCGCCGACAGCTGTTCGCGCAATCGTGC
It includes:
- a CDS encoding PH domain-containing protein, translated to MTEENWNRVHPVSPFVRGWVLVAGAIYIYVQNVLNSAIDGHVNSNIFALPTEVLWPVVGIAAALLTVIVGGFYLSWRFTQYQVTDEHVRVRTGVLFRQNRQARIDRVQAIDIVQPLLARIFGLAELKFEVADSGDSAMSLSYLKYKDAQALRSAILTRAAGLRTQATTPAPDPDATIAADETGAASSYSLENPLTEPVPETVVATTPVGRLIGSSLLNSTLLSVVGAIGVPFIVAGVWLNEPITLVALVPAGLSAGALLWSELNKGFAFTASSSPDGLRLKYGLTDTSHQTIPPGRIQAIRVESPWLWRLFGWHRITANVAGYGLDNAVQRSVLLRVGSLDDVYAVLPIVLPDPGTENPRAVLEKGLQEVPDEGGSDFTQSPRRAAWLSPLTYKRQGYLSTDTSIVIRGGRLTRHVTYVPHERTQGVLLQQGPIARRVGVADVELASTMGMVRARVKQMDVKDARHLFLMQADKAATARRLHDRNQWLIEEQHHE